TAGTCTTTGAGTTTAATGTATAGAAAAATGCTTGAGAGTATTCCAAGAGGTGTCAGCTTCCAGATACCGTCAAGCCCCCAAAGAGAAATTACCCCGGCTGCCAAAATCGGCCCTACGGTTCTTGCACTCTCACCACCGACCATAAAATAGCTCATTCCCTTACCGCTCTGGTTGCCTGAGAATTCTTTTATCATAGTGGGGCTTGGAATATGAAAAAATGCCGCGCTTATTCCTGCGATAAAAAGTAAAAACAAAGCAACCGCGTAAGATGACGTAAGGCTCAAAAGCCCCATTGAAACCGCTGTAATTGAAGGAGTGAGGATCACAAAATATTTGGCGTCGTTTCTTTCGGCGATAAGACCTAAAAGAGGGTTGAATAGTGAAGGGATTTTTCTTGCGATATCCAAAAAAGACGCCTGTGTAAGGCTGATACCGAGTCTCTCAATAAGAAGCGGCAAAATGGGAGCCAGGAGGGCGGAGAAAATATCGTGTGTAAAATGTGCGAATGAAATTAAAAGGACTTTTGATTTTTGAAACTGTTTCATTTCAGTTTTTCATTCAGTTTGATGTATTCCGGTTTTGTTTCGATACATTGTATGGCGGGTGCGGCTTTCGGGTCGTCTCTGAACACTACTACGCAGTGCATTCTCGGATATCCCTGTGTGTCAAACTCATATACCCTCGGATTGATTCCGCTTGTTTCTATTGTGTAGCTTAGGGTGTTGACCGTTTTTTTAAATACTCCTACTAAACTGTTCCAGTTAAAAGCGAATGAAAATGTTGCAATAAGTGCAAAAATGATCAGTTTTTTCATTGTATCTCCTTAAAAATGTAAATATTTGGCAATTCCGTCCAATAACATCTGGACGGAGAGTGAAATTAAAAGCATACCCATAAGTTTTTCAACCGCACTGAAAACGCGGTTTGGGATTATTTTAGAAAATTTGAGTGAAATTATAATAATTAACGCACTTAATGTCCATGAAATTAGCGAAGCTCCCAAAACCTCGGAAATTCCGTACTGTGATGAAAAAAGAATGAGTGTGGCCAGAAGAGAAGGCCCTGCAATCATAGGAATTGCAATAGGGACGAGGTAGAGTTCGTTTTCTTTGCCAAACATCGGATCACTGCTTGGAAAAATCATTTTAAGTGCGATTAAAAAGAGAATTATCCCTCCTGCAATTGATATTGATTCTTCCCTGAGTCCCAGAAAGTTCATTATGTTTTTGCCGAAGAATATAAAAATAAAAATAACCACAAACGCAAAAATAAGCTCTCTTATAATAATCTGTAGTTTTTCTTTGTCGTTATAGTCTTTAAGTAGTGATAGAATTACCGGGAAATTTCCGAACGGATCCATAATAAGAAAAAGTGTTACGGCAATATGCAAAATATCCATAAGACGCCTTTAAAAAATAGTGTATAATTATACACAAAAAAGGCTGGCATGGACATTAATAAACTCCTCGCTTCAAAAAAGCTCTTAACCGAAATATATTTTGATCTGCAAAAATATTACGATTCGATTTATCCCAATGCCGTTGTATTAATGGAAGTCGGAACGTTTTTTGAAACATATGAGGCCGGGGGAGTGGGAAAGGCCAGGGAAATTGCAAACGTACTCAACATTCAGCTTACAAAAAAGAATAAATCAATTCCCGAAATTGACGTTAAAAACCCTCTGATGGCCGGGTTTCCGAATCATGCGCTTGATCGTTATCTTGAGAAACTGATTGAAGAGAACAAATACACAATCATACTTATAAAACAAAAAGGAACGCCTCCGAATGTAAAAAGGTATCTCAGTGAAATAATATCTCCGGGTGTCAATCTCGAATACAATAAAACACCTGAAAATTACGTAACTTCTATAATTGTTGAGAAATATTCGGCGTATCATGTGGGGTTTGCGAATGTAGACGTTACGACGGGGAAAAGCTACGTATATGAAAACTACTCCACAAAAGACGATCCGACTTTTGCTTTGGATGAGCTTTTCAGGCTGCTTCAGACGTATAAGTCAAATGAAATTATCCTCACGCTTAAAAACGTCGACTGCGACGAGATTGTAAATTATCTGGAGCTTGACGGTAAGAACATCATAATAAACCGTACAAGAATGGATATAAGCTACCAGAATGAAATATTCAAAAGGGTTTACAACATTCAGAGTCTGCTCAGTCCCATTGAAGTTATGAATTTTGAAAAATTCCCTTTGGTGACGGAGTCTCTGGGGATTCTGCTTGAGTTTGTAATAGCACACAATAAAGAGCTTCTTACAAAACTAAAAGAGCCTGTTTTGATTGAGGATGAAAAATTCGCATACCTCGGAAACAACCCGATTAAACAGCTCGAGATTTATAAAGTATTAAAACTAATAGACAAAACAAAAACCGCCATGGGTAAAAGGCTTATAAAAGAGAGGCTTTTTAACCCGGTGCGTGATGAAAACGAGCTTGAAAAGCGGTATAAATCCGTAAGCTTTATGCTTAACCGTTATAAGGAATTTGAACCGCTTTTAAGGGATATATACGACCTTGAAAAGATTGACAGGAAAATAAAACTTAAAAAACTGCATCCGTTTGAGCTCAGTTTCCTGCTGACATCCCTTGAGGCGATAAGCGAAATTTACATCAAACTCAAAAAAAGAACAACAAAAATAGACAATTTCAGCGATTATATAAAAAGAAATTTCGAGCTTGACAAAATAAACGTAAAACTTGAAGATATTAAAGAGAGCTTTTTTAAACGGGGCGTGGACAAGACGCTTGACGAGCTTATTGATGAAAAAGAGAAATATTATAAAGATCTTTTGAGCATTAAGAAAAAAATCGAAAGCCTGGGGGATGTAAAAGTTGAGATAAACCAGCTTGATAAGGAAGGCTTTTATTTTACCCTTACCAAAAACAGATTCAATATGATAAAAGACAAATTTTATGAAACGTTTATAGATATAGACGGGGAGAAACTCTTTTTTGACGATTTGAGGATTAAAC
This genomic interval from Nautilia profundicola AmH contains the following:
- a CDS encoding MutS-related protein; amino-acid sequence: MDINKLLASKKLLTEIYFDLQKYYDSIYPNAVVLMEVGTFFETYEAGGVGKAREIANVLNIQLTKKNKSIPEIDVKNPLMAGFPNHALDRYLEKLIEENKYTIILIKQKGTPPNVKRYLSEIISPGVNLEYNKTPENYVTSIIVEKYSAYHVGFANVDVTTGKSYVYENYSTKDDPTFALDELFRLLQTYKSNEIILTLKNVDCDEIVNYLELDGKNIIINRTRMDISYQNEIFKRVYNIQSLLSPIEVMNFEKFPLVTESLGILLEFVIAHNKELLTKLKEPVLIEDEKFAYLGNNPIKQLEIYKVLKLIDKTKTAMGKRLIKERLFNPVRDENELEKRYKSVSFMLNRYKEFEPLLRDIYDLEKIDRKIKLKKLHPFELSFLLTSLEAISEIYIKLKKRTTKIDNFSDYIKRNFELDKINVKLEDIKESFFKRGVDKTLDELIDEKEKYYKDLLSIKKKIESLGDVKVEINQLDKEGFYFTLTKNRFNMIKDKFYETFIDIDGEKLFFDDLRIKQLTNSVKINGDKIEEISDKIIALQNKIIKKTTKLFIKKLEEIEREFDLLNSLSDEIAKIDVAVSSAKVAKEYNYTKPKIKNVKARFKDLRHPLIEINQENGVYVPNDIDFNEYDGMLLYGINSSGKSSLMKSVGIAVFLAQAGFFVPASEMEFSPYNAIFTRIEASDNLSKGLSTFAVEMLELKNIFNRANENSLVLGDEIAHGTETTSALAIVASAVIKLAKRKINFLFATHLHQLMDIDEVKNLSNVVAKHLEVWFDGEKLVYDRKLKDGSGSSVYGLEFAKSIYMDKEFIKLAENIRKKLTDEYSEIELLLKKKKSRYNKNLFVTTCAICGKPVEDVHHIKEKEKAKEGFIDHMPVHHKYNLIPLCKKHHKMVHEGKIRITGFVTTSKGIELHFEEAD
- a CDS encoding MarC family protein — encoded protein: MDILHIAVTLFLIMDPFGNFPVILSLLKDYNDKEKLQIIIRELIFAFVVIFIFIFFGKNIMNFLGLREESISIAGGIILFLIALKMIFPSSDPMFGKENELYLVPIAIPMIAGPSLLATLILFSSQYGISEVLGASLISWTLSALIIIISLKFSKIIPNRVFSAVEKLMGMLLISLSVQMLLDGIAKYLHF